In Zingiber officinale cultivar Zhangliang chromosome 1A, Zo_v1.1, whole genome shotgun sequence, a genomic segment contains:
- the LOC122009450 gene encoding myb family transcription factor PHL11-like, protein MEGDVQSGDTRPRLRWTPDLHGRFVDAVAKLGGADKATPKSVLRLMGIKGLTLYHLKSHLQKYRLGRQSRGEQAGIEINKGSKNSTWSNNCSSDACSSVSGREDVGDMRIAEALRYQLDVQRRLNDQLEVQKKLQSRIEAQGRYLQALLEKALTTISLDMKATAGLEAIIASSQSQLQADHELNPKLGDGGGFKRRVSGFQLYREGQREEVGEAKPLDLNAKGGSSCELFGGGRGSDLTLQI, encoded by the exons ATGGAAGGGGATGTTCAGTCCGGAGACACGAGGCCTCGGCTGAGGTGGACGCCCGACCTCCATGGCCGCTTCGTCGACGCCGTCGCCAAGCTCGGTGGAGCAGACA AAGCAACGCCGAAATCTGTGCTTAGATTGATGGGCATCAAGGGGTTGACGTTGTACCATCTCAAAAGCCACCTGCAG AAATACAGACTGGGAAGACAATCTCGAGGAGAGCAGGCAGGGATCGAAATCAACAAGG GAAGCAAGAACTCAACTTGGAGCAATAACTGCTCTTCCGACGCATGCAGCAGCGTTTCTGGGCGAGAAGACGTCGG AGACATGAGAATCGCCGAGGCATTACGGTACCAATTGGATGTTCAAAGAAGGCTGAACGATCAACTTGAG GTACAAAAGAAACTGCAGTCGAGAATTGAAGCTCAAGGCAGATACTTGCAAGCATTACTAGAGAAAGCCCTCACCACCATCTCGTTGGATATGAAAGCCACTGCTGGTTTAGAAGCCATCATCGCCTCTTCTCAGTCCCAGCTCCAAGCGGACCACGAGCTGAATCCAAAATTAGGCGATGGAGGAGGATTCAAGAGGAGGGTTTCGGGTTTCCAGCTCTACCGGGAGGGGCAGCGGGAGGAAGTTGGAGAGGCGAAGCCGCTGGACCTGAATGCGAAAGGAGGAAGCAGCTGCGAACTGTTTGGTGGAGGAAGAGGAAGCGATTTAACTCTGCAAATTTGA